A single Paenibacillus sp. FSL R5-0517 DNA region contains:
- a CDS encoding Lrp/AsnC family transcriptional regulator has protein sequence MSEKRSSKGGEIPQMYNLDEMDRKIIAALHKNSRISYTDLGTQIGLSRVAVQARINALSEKGIIERFTVVINPGKVGLQVSAFFNVDVEPPFLDEVAEKLDEEPAVTSLYHMTGPSTLHMHGIFADMEEMEQFLLEKLYKMPGIVKVESQLLLKRYKSRMGMRL, from the coding sequence ATGTCAGAGAAACGCTCCTCCAAAGGGGGAGAAATTCCGCAAATGTACAATCTGGACGAGATGGATCGCAAAATTATCGCCGCACTTCACAAGAATAGCCGGATATCCTATACGGACTTGGGTACACAGATCGGGTTGTCGCGTGTAGCTGTCCAGGCACGCATTAATGCGTTATCCGAAAAAGGAATCATCGAACGCTTCACCGTGGTGATCAACCCTGGCAAGGTTGGGCTCCAGGTCTCCGCCTTTTTCAATGTCGATGTGGAACCGCCCTTCCTGGATGAAGTTGCGGAGAAACTGGACGAAGAGCCTGCCGTTACCAGCCTTTATCATATGACAGGGCCTAGCACCCTACATATGCATGGTATTTTTGCAGATATGGAAGAGATGGAGCAGTTCTTGCTGGAGAAGCTCTATAAGATGCCAGGTATCGTCAAAGTGGAATCACAGTTATTGTTGAAACGCTATAAAAGCCGGATGGGCATGAGACTCTAG
- a CDS encoding chromate transporter — MGWKDYNGLVIGMVRTGILGYGGGPSVIPLIRYEAVTRYKWVSDEEFGEILAIANALPGPIATKMAAYLGYKTKGVLGAIVSVLAHILPTSIAIIALLGSMYALRESKVVAGMVAAVRPVIFVMLGMMAYEFAMKAWKGLGKVFAALFGVIAFVSLQLLNIHPGIVIAVFLGYGVFHLDLVQRFKSKGNSDKGVS; from the coding sequence ATGGGTTGGAAAGATTACAACGGTCTCGTCATCGGAATGGTACGAACCGGAATTCTCGGATACGGCGGCGGTCCTTCGGTTATTCCGTTGATCCGTTACGAAGCCGTTACACGTTACAAATGGGTCAGTGATGAGGAGTTCGGCGAGATTTTGGCTATCGCCAACGCCTTGCCGGGTCCCATCGCGACCAAGATGGCCGCATATCTCGGCTATAAAACCAAAGGTGTACTGGGCGCGATTGTGTCCGTACTCGCTCATATTTTGCCGACAAGCATTGCCATTATTGCTCTGCTCGGTTCCATGTACGCGCTGCGCGAGTCAAAAGTGGTTGCAGGTATGGTAGCCGCTGTTCGACCGGTTATTTTTGTCATGCTGGGCATGATGGCTTATGAATTTGCCATGAAGGCCTGGAAGGGGCTCGGCAAAGTTTTTGCCGCCCTATTCGGGGTGATTGCCTTTGTATCGTTACAGCTGCTGAACATCCATCCAGGGATTGTGATCGCGGTTTTCCTTGGATATGGTGTCTTCCATCTGGATCTGGTCCAACGCTTCAAATCCAAAGGCAATTCCGATAAGGGGGTGTCCTGA
- a CDS encoding chromate transporter yields MLQTWWELFWGFFVANILGYGGGPASIPLMQEEIVNHYHWMTTEQFGDVLAIGNALPGPIATKIAAFVGYHVAGWFGAFIATFATIVPSATALILLLRLLNKHRTSPKVKGMTLLVQPVIAVLMILLTWEFGQLSTDSIGIWQTLIIAGISLWVMTKTKLHPAILIVIAFAYGALVLSHTM; encoded by the coding sequence ATGCTCCAGACATGGTGGGAATTATTTTGGGGATTTTTCGTAGCAAACATATTGGGATATGGGGGCGGCCCGGCGTCCATTCCGCTAATGCAGGAAGAGATTGTGAACCATTACCATTGGATGACCACAGAGCAATTCGGGGATGTGTTGGCGATTGGTAACGCCCTTCCCGGCCCGATTGCAACCAAAATTGCTGCATTCGTCGGGTATCACGTGGCGGGCTGGTTTGGGGCGTTTATCGCAACTTTTGCCACAATCGTGCCTTCCGCAACCGCATTGATTTTATTACTTCGTCTATTGAACAAACACCGCACGTCACCGAAAGTCAAAGGTATGACTTTACTCGTGCAGCCTGTTATCGCTGTACTCATGATTCTGCTCACATGGGAATTCGGGCAGCTATCCACCGACTCCATCGGCATCTGGCAGACATTAATCATTGCCGGCATCTCGCTCTGGGTCATGACCAAGACCAAGCTGCATCCAGCCATTCTAATCGTGATCGCTTTTGCCTATGGTGCACTGGTGCTGTCCCATACGATGTAG
- a CDS encoding PAS domain-containing protein, whose amino-acid sequence MSSARKNRLSGLADQPVRLLLNEIDNHITDNEFRSRLKGSLHQLSDLKFALDESSIVALTDRKGKIQYVNDKFCEISQYEREELIGKDHRIINSGYHGKAFMKNLWDTISSGKVWNGEIRNRARDGSYYWVNTTIVPFLDNDGEPYQYLAVRSEVTKLKSVEGELQKMMSQVMNIQEEERRRISRELHDGIGQSLFSLVIQMDRLLADQPHAGVEALRKQVTGIMEDVRGMAWELRPSVLDDLGVVPAIRTYIENYTRHYGIEVDLECNLRKRLEMNREIAIYRIIQEALTNVAKYADVAEARVTVEDAEDMTMVIIEDQGAGFSEATAGNGVGLFSMEERARGAGGTLRVSSEPGEGTTVTLFLPKTAQR is encoded by the coding sequence TTGAGTAGTGCACGCAAGAACAGACTAAGTGGACTCGCAGACCAGCCCGTACGCCTCCTGCTGAACGAAATCGATAATCACATTACCGATAATGAATTTCGCAGCAGGTTGAAGGGCTCCCTGCATCAACTGAGTGATCTGAAGTTTGCTCTGGATGAGTCCTCCATTGTGGCATTAACAGACCGCAAGGGGAAGATCCAGTATGTGAATGATAAATTCTGTGAGATCTCGCAGTATGAGCGCGAAGAACTCATCGGTAAGGATCATCGAATCATTAATTCCGGATACCATGGCAAAGCCTTTATGAAAAACCTGTGGGACACGATATCCTCAGGCAAGGTATGGAACGGGGAGATTCGCAACCGTGCCAGAGATGGCAGTTACTATTGGGTCAACACCACCATCGTGCCTTTCCTCGATAATGACGGCGAGCCGTATCAATACCTGGCTGTACGTAGCGAGGTCACCAAGCTGAAATCCGTCGAAGGTGAATTGCAGAAGATGATGTCCCAGGTCATGAACATTCAGGAAGAGGAAAGACGCCGGATCTCGCGTGAACTGCATGACGGGATTGGACAGAGTCTCTTCTCTCTGGTGATTCAGATGGACCGATTGCTGGCAGACCAGCCTCACGCCGGAGTTGAAGCACTGCGTAAGCAGGTCACGGGTATTATGGAAGATGTACGCGGGATGGCATGGGAACTGAGACCATCCGTTTTGGATGACCTGGGTGTTGTTCCGGCAATTCGTACGTATATTGAGAATTACACCCGTCACTACGGAATTGAAGTTGATCTGGAATGTAATCTGCGCAAACGGCTGGAGATGAACCGGGAGATCGCCATATACCGGATTATTCAGGAAGCCTTAACCAATGTCGCGAAGTATGCCGATGTTGCCGAGGCACGTGTTACTGTAGAAGACGCTGAGGACATGACGATGGTTATTATTGAGGACCAGGGTGCCGGATTCAGCGAAGCAACAGCTGGCAATGGTGTTGGGTTGTTCAGCATGGAAGAGCGTGCCCGTGGTGCAGGTGGAACGTTGAGAGTTTCTTCCGAGCCTGGTGAAGGCACAACTGTTACCCTTTTCCTGCCCAAAACAGCTCAGCGATAA
- a CDS encoding response regulator transcription factor gives MIQLLVVDDHVVVRSGLIALLEGKNDIHIVGDAADGDEAIAKAQELKPDVVLMDFSMPPGKDGLTATAELKKLMPDVSILILTMHDDEEYLFRAIHAGASGYILKSAPHEELLAAIRSVAEGSAYLYPSATKRLMSEYLDKAKQENAGPYDTLSEREKEILSWIAKGYANKEIAEHLIISVKTVESHKSNLMEKLGLRTRPELVKFAMKKGLLNFE, from the coding sequence GTGATTCAACTATTAGTTGTAGACGACCATGTTGTCGTGCGATCCGGGCTGATTGCTTTACTTGAAGGAAAGAATGATATACATATCGTTGGGGATGCCGCAGATGGTGATGAAGCCATTGCCAAAGCTCAAGAGTTAAAACCGGATGTGGTCTTGATGGATTTTAGCATGCCGCCAGGCAAAGACGGTCTGACCGCTACGGCTGAATTGAAGAAATTGATGCCGGATGTCTCCATTCTAATACTGACCATGCATGACGATGAAGAATATCTATTCCGAGCCATCCATGCGGGAGCATCGGGATATATACTCAAAAGTGCGCCGCATGAAGAATTGCTTGCCGCGATTCGTTCCGTAGCAGAGGGTAGCGCCTATCTGTACCCAAGTGCGACCAAACGGCTGATGAGTGAATACCTGGACAAAGCCAAACAGGAAAACGCCGGCCCATATGACACGTTATCCGAGCGGGAGAAAGAGATTTTGTCCTGGATTGCCAAAGGTTACGCCAACAAGGAAATCGCCGAACATCTGATCATCAGTGTCAAAACGGTCGAATCCCACAAAAGCAATCTGATGGAGAAACTTGGCCTGCGTACACGACCGGAACTGGTGAAGTTCGCCATGAAAAAGGGGTTGCTGAACTTTGAGTAG